CACGGCCACCAGGTCGTAGGTGATGGGGCATTCGGCGTTGCCCACGCCATGGCGGATGAGCAGGGCGTCGTAGCCGTCGCCGGGCTCGCCCACGCTCATGTAGGACTGGGCGGTCAGGGCCGCGCCCGTGGCCTGGTGGATGACCCGGCCACCCAGGTAGACGGCGGAGGACGCGCCGTCGCGCACGACTTCCAGGGGACCGGCCACGGTCATGTAGATGGCCATGCGTTCGGGCGCGGCAAAGGCGCCGGGCGCGGCCAGGCAGACAAGCAGGACGGCCGAACAAACCGCGAGGGTGCGAGGCGTCATGGCGTTTCCTCCGTTGGCGGCGGCGGTGACGGATGCCGCCAGGCAGCGATAGTTACGACCTTGCCCGTGGCCGCGTCAACATCGAGCAGCGCGCCCTGCATCTCGGGCGGCGACGTGGAGACGACGAACCGAACCGGCCGGGCCGTGAGAAACCGGCCGATGACCTCCGCGGGATCCATGCCCAGGGCCGAGGCGGCCGGGCCGGTCATGCCGCAGTCGGTCAGATAGGCCGTGCCCCGGGGCAGCAGTTGGGCGTCGGCGGTCTGGACGTGGGTGTGGGTGCCGCACACGGCGCTGACCCGGCCGTCGAGAAAATAGCCTAGGGCCTTTTTCTCGGAGGTGGCCTCGGCGTGGAAATCCACCAGGCGCACGGGCACATCGGCCGGCAGCTCGGCCAGGATGGCCTCGGCGGCCCGGAAGGGGCAATCCACGGCGTTCATGAAGACGCGGCCCAGGAGGTTGATCACGGCAAAGGGCGGGCGGTTGGCCGGCCGAAAGACCCGCCAGCCCCGGCCGGGCGCGCCGGGCGGGTAGTTGGCCGGGCGCAGCAGGCGCTCCTCGGCGTCGAGGAAGGGGCCGATGTCGGCGTGGCGAAAGACGTGGTTGCCGCCGGTCAGGACGTCGATGCCGGCCTCGAGCAACTGGCGGGCGGATTTGGCCGTGATGCCGATGCCGCCCGAG
This genomic window from Solidesulfovibrio sp. contains:
- a CDS encoding TIGR00282 family metallophosphoesterase: MRILFLGDIVGRPGRAIVFERLRQVRRDLRLDLVVANGENASGGIGITAKSARQLLEAGIDVLTGGNHVFRHADIGPFLDAEERLLRPANYPPGAPGRGWRVFRPANRPPFAVINLLGRVFMNAVDCPFRAAEAILAELPADVPVRLVDFHAEATSEKKALGYFLDGRVSAVCGTHTHVQTADAQLLPRGTAYLTDCGMTGPAASALGMDPAEVIGRFLTARPVRFVVSTSPPEMQGALLDVDAATGKVVTIAAWRHPSPPPPTEETP